The sequence below is a genomic window from Lentimicrobium saccharophilum.
GCCCGGAACAGCCTGCCCACTGCAGGCTTGCGGGGTTTACACTTACCGGCAGGAAAAAAAAACAACATCAGTGGCCTTATCAACCGGCATTTATTAATAGCCGGCCGCCTGCCCGTCTTTTCTTGACTCGGAAGCCCCGTAATAAACTTTTTTCACCGGGTCGGCCATGATTGCCTGATAACCGCCGAAGTCGCCATACGACCACCCGGCTTTATGCCCCATCTGCATCAGTTCGCGGATGGTTTCATAGCCGAACCCGCTTTCAAGCAGAATTTCGCCCCGGCCGGCCTTTCGCAACCCGGTCGGATCCGAAGATCCGGCATGGCTGATCCTGGGGGCATCGCCCGCCTCCTGCAGGTTCATCCCGAAATCCACCAGGTTCATGATGATCTGTACATGTCCCATTGGCTGGAAATCTCCGCCCATCACGCCGAAACTTACATACGGCCTGCCATCTTTGGTGATGAAGCAGGGGATAATGGTGTGAAACGGCCGCTTGCCCGGCGCGTAAACGTTCGGATGTCCCTCTTCCAGACTGAAAAGCTCTCCCCTGTCCTGCAGCATAAAACCCAGTCCGGGCGGCACCATGCCCGATCCCAGCCCCCGGTAATTGCTTTGTATCAGCGAAATGATATTGCCATCACGGTCAGCCACGGTCAGGTAGATGGTACCGCCTTCCATAGGCTCGCCTGCCTCAAAATCTCCGGCCCTTGATTCGTCAATCAACGCCCTCCGGCCGGCCGCATATTTTTCGGAGATCAACTCCTCAACCGGAACACGGGAAAAATCCATATCGGCATAATACCTGGCACGGTCTTCAAACACGAGCTTTTTAGCTTCCGTAAAAAGATGAATATGCCTGGCCGATCCGAAAGGAATCTGCGAAAAATCGTATCCTTCGAGGATATTCAACATCTGAAGTGCCGCGATGCCCTGACCGGAAGGGGGAAGCTCCCACACATCGTATCCCCGGTAATTCACCGAAACAGGGTCCACCCACCCGGAACGGTGTGACGCCAGGTCTTCGCGCGAAAGAAATCCGCCCTGACTCTTTATAAAATCAGCGATCACCCCGGCAATTTCCCCTTTGTAGAAGGCATCCCGTCCTCCCTCTATCAGTTTGCGGTAGGTTGCGGCCAGGGCCGGATTCCTGAATATATCCCCCTTTCCGGGAACGGTTTTTCCGTCAAGTGTATAGGTTTGCATTACATTCGGGAAGCGGCTTCCCAGCGAGGGGACCGAACGGCCCAGATACCAGGACACGAGTTCCGTCACCGGAAATCCTTTTTCCGCATACTCAACCGAGGGCATCAGAATATCCTGCACCGGCAGCTTTCCGAAGCGCGCATGCAGCTCGAACCAGCCGTCGACACACCCGGGAACGCTTACCGGCAGCGGCCCGTGCGACGGGATTCTGCCGATATTCAGGCTTTTGAGATGCTCAAGGGTAAGTCCCTGCGGGGAACGGCCGGAAGCATTCAGGCCGTAGAGCCTGCCACTTTTGGCATCCCACACGATGGCAAACAGGTCACCACCAATCCCGCAGCCGGTGGGCTCCATCAGCCCCAGTGCCGCATTGGCGGCAATGGCCGCATCCACCGCCGTTCCGCCCTTTTTCAGGATATCAATCCCGATCTGGGTTGCTAACGGATGACTGGTGGCCACCATCCCCTGCTGTCCAATGACTTCGGAACGGGTCGCGAAGGTTTTGCCGGTTATCCGGTCCTGCGCGGAAACACAGGTTGCAAGTATTGTTGTTAACAGCAAAAAAAATATCTTCATTGGTTCTGTTTTTTAAGTTTTATACTTCACTACCTCTGATACCGGCTTTATTTCTTCTTATTACGGGCCGTTTTCTTACGACCGGCTTTGAGTGCCTGCATGGCCTGCTCCAATTTCGTCATCAGTGTCCGAAGCTCCGTTTCATAATCCGGTTCCGGCAGCACGATTCCAAAACGCGCTTTCAGCCTGTCCGAAAGATCGATACATGCCTGA
It includes:
- the ggt gene encoding gamma-glutamyltransferase codes for the protein MKIFFLLLTTILATCVSAQDRITGKTFATRSEVIGQQGMVATSHPLATQIGIDILKKGGTAVDAAIAANAALGLMEPTGCGIGGDLFAIVWDAKSGRLYGLNASGRSPQGLTLEHLKSLNIGRIPSHGPLPVSVPGCVDGWFELHARFGKLPVQDILMPSVEYAEKGFPVTELVSWYLGRSVPSLGSRFPNVMQTYTLDGKTVPGKGDIFRNPALAATYRKLIEGGRDAFYKGEIAGVIADFIKSQGGFLSREDLASHRSGWVDPVSVNYRGYDVWELPPSGQGIAALQMLNILEGYDFSQIPFGSARHIHLFTEAKKLVFEDRARYYADMDFSRVPVEELISEKYAAGRRALIDESRAGDFEAGEPMEGGTIYLTVADRDGNIISLIQSNYRGLGSGMVPPGLGFMLQDRGELFSLEEGHPNVYAPGKRPFHTIIPCFITKDGRPYVSFGVMGGDFQPMGHVQIIMNLVDFGMNLQEAGDAPRISHAGSSDPTGLRKAGRGEILLESGFGYETIRELMQMGHKAGWSYGDFGGYQAIMADPVKKVYYGASESRKDGQAAGY